In Solanum pennellii chromosome 7, SPENNV200, the following are encoded in one genomic region:
- the LOC107024581 gene encoding cation/calcium exchanger 1-like — protein sequence MSNFHILSKYRTKILSLFFNIIFLVIISCLTFHFYSSNSNFYPNNTFTIPQKNNFLKSNDIGCKGIEKFVTSDEKCTYVKSHEGCKPNGYIFYLQLFYCTFSPILGYILLALWLILLFYLLGDTASTYFCSSLDGLSKSLKLSPIIAGVTLLSLGNGAPDFFSSIVSFMNDDTNDIGFNSIIGGAFFVSSVVAGVTSISISQHERKIKKSSFIGNVMFLILCVVCLLVVIIVGKIHLWGGLGFFVLYLVYVCFIFASEMYVKQEEIGTNDDDSFGLPMVCDMKKGQELACELKVPLLVDEVSSGKRVCVLRKVGYVLELPLDLPRKLTIPNVSQEKWSKSFGIVSITLAPLLLVLIWDFFGPKSSIWAYGISGVIGLCCGVLVFFTSDGLHPPKKFNFLWLGLGFLMSITWTYILAEELISLLVSMGLIFGISPSILGLTVLAWGNSLGDLVANVTLAKTGGPIGAQVALCGCYAGPIFNTLVGLGSSLIFTTWKAFPSSYIVPIDSTIYETIGFLLLGLLWALVSLPKRDMRLDKFFGVGLLAIYSCFLFLKLARALGFIEYQASP from the coding sequence atgtctaattttcatattctctccAAGTATAGAACCAAGATTCTATCTTTATTCTTCAATATCATCTTCCTTGTTATAATTTCTTGTCTCACATTTCATTTCTATTCATCAAATTCCAATTTTTATCCAAACAACACTTTCACAAttccccaaaaaaataatttcttgaaaAGCAATGATATTGGTTGTAAAGGTATTGAAAAATTTGTTACTAGTGATGAGAAGTGCACTTATGTTAAATCCCATGAAGGGTGTAAACCTAatggatatattttttatctacAACTTTTTTATTGCACTTTTAGCCCTATTCTTGGTTATATTTTACTAGCACTTTggttaattttacttttctatttattaGGTGATACTGCTAGTACttatttttgttcttcactTGATGGATTATCAAAAAGTTTGAAACTTTCTCCTATTATTGCTGGTGTTACACTCCTTTCACTTGGTAATGGTGCACCTGATTTTTTCTCTAGTATTGTATCTTTTATGAATGATGATACAAATGATATTGGATTCAATAGTATAATTGGTGGTGCTTTCTTTGTTTCAAGTGTTGTGGCTGGAGTTACAAGTATATCAATTAGTCAACATGAAAGGAAGATCAAGAAGTCAAGTTTTATAGGGAATGTCATGTTCTTGATTCTTTGTGTTGTGTGTCTCCTTGTTGTGATCATTGTTGGGAAGATTCACTTGTGGGGTGGTTTAGGTTTCTTTGTGTTGTATTTGGTCTATGTTTGCTTCATATTTGCCTCAGAAATGTATGTTAAACAAGAAGAGATTGGGACAAATGATGATGATTCATTTGGTTTGCCAATGGTTTGTGATATGAAAAAAGGTCAAGAATTGGCATGTGAATTGAAGGTGCCTTTGTTGGTGGATGAGGTTTCAAGTGGAAAAAGAGTTTGTGTGTTGAGAAAAGTTGGGTATGTTCTTGAATTACCACTTGATTTGCCAAGAAAGTTGACAATTCCAAATGTTTCACAAGAGAAATGGTCAAAATCATTTGGGATTGTGTCAATCACTTTAGCTCCTTTGTTATTGGTTCTCATTTGGGATTTTTTTGGGCCTAAATCAAGTATTTGGGCCTATGGAATTAGTGGTGTTATTGGGCTTTGTTGTGGGGTTCTTGTGTTTTTCACTAGTGATGGGCTTCATCCACCAAAGAAGTTCAACTTTTTATGGCTTGGGCTTGGTTTTTTAATGAGCATTACATGGACTTACATCTTGGCTGAAGAACTTATTTCTTTATTGGTCTCAATGGGCCTAATCTTTGGGATAAGCCCATCAATTTTGGGCCTAACTGTCCTTGCTTGGGGTAACTCATTAGGAGACTTGGTAGCTAATGTAACACTAGCAAAAACAGGTGGGCCTATAGGAGCCCAAGTGGCTTTATGTGGATGCTATGCTGGGCCTATATTCAACACCTTAGTGGGCTTGGGCTCATCACTCATTTTCACAACTTGGAAAGCATTTCCTTCAAGTTATATTGTGCCAATAGATTCAACTATTTATGAGACCATTGGGTTTTTACTATTGGGCTTACTTTGGGCCTTGGTAAGCTTGCCCAAGAGAGATATGAGGCTTGATAAGTTCTTTGGAGTTGGGCTTTTAGCTATATACTCATGTTTCTTGTTCTTAAAACTTGCTAGAGCTTTGGGCTTCATTGAATATCAAGCTTCCCCATAG